A window of Dehalogenimonas sp. WBC-2 genomic DNA:
ACCGTTTTTTGAGTTCAATCGGCAAACGCCGGGAGTGGATAGGCATATAGAGAACCAAACTGGCGATGCCCGCCCTCGCTAACGCGTGAGCCAAAAAACGGCAGGGTAAAGTGCTGGTATCGCCTACACCATGCACCAAGATTACCAATGGTGGCTTGTCTATTTGCTCAGGGAGATAATAATCACCGCTGACGGTATTCATTTCCGGATAATCTGATGGACAAGCTGAGTCAAACTCAAGTCCAAAACGTTGGAATTGGTTGGAAATGGAAACTTCCTTGAGCTGGTAGTGTTCAATTGGAACGTAGTCGTAGGGATTGACTTTGTCCATATCAAACCGATTTTACGCCTAATGTTATTGTTAGGCAATACCGGCTGATTTTGCCTGAATTACTCTTGCTTAGTGACAGTGAGGCGACTATACTCTTGGCAAGGATTAATGTGATGGCAGTAAAAATATTAGTTGTTGATGATCAAGTGCAGATACGCCGTTTGGTAAGCGCTATTTTGGGTGCAGAATACCAGGTGTTGGAGGCAACCGGTGGTGAGGAGGCGCTGCAAATAGCCCGTCAGGATATGCCGGATCTGGTAATCATGGACATACTAATGCCTGGTATGGATGGGTTGACCGCCTGTAGCCAGATTAAGAACGACCCGGTGACTTCAAAAATCCCGGTATTAGTATTGACCATAATTGACTACGATCTTAACCGCCGTTTTGCGGAAGACCTCGGCGCGGACGGCTATATAACTAAGCCGTTTACAGCAGAAAGCTTGCGTGAAGCGGTTGCCAGGCATCTCAAACCCACTGCGGCTTGATTAATAATTTTCTGTTTCAGTGTTCTTAAGCCAGAACTCCGTTTTATCAGAGTATCGCCTCGGAGATATGGCCTGTGATTTTCAGGGAACCAGCAACACAAGTAGCATACAGATTGGCAAGATTTATCTTTTTTTAAGAAGTTTTTCTGCTTTATCCAATGATTGAGCGTGCTTGTATATGTTCCGCCAGGGATCAGGCCGTATCGATAACAATCCAAAAAGAGTGTCAATATTATAGCTGGCTGAATTGAGGTTTTTGTCTTCCAGTTCTTCCCAGGTGATCGGTACTGCCACGGTAGCGCCTCTTCTGGCCCGCACTGAATAGGGAGCTACCGCCGTTTGGGCGTAGTTATTGCGTGCCGTGTCAATAAATATCCGGGTACCGCGTTTGGCAATACGAACCTCGGTGGTGAGGGTTTCTGGGTGGCGATTTTCTAATAGAACCGCTGTTTCATGGGCGAAGGTCTTGACCTGATTGAATTCCGCTTTCCGGTCTATTGGCACCACGATGTGCAGCCCCCGTGATCCGGTAGTCTTGACATAACTCGTTAGCCCAAGTTCGGAAAGTAGATCTCGTAAGCCAAAGGCGGTCTCTCTTACAGAATTGAAATCATTGGTTTGAGGGTCCAGATCAAAGACAATCAGGTCAGGATTATGGGGTTTGTCAGTGCGAGACAACCATGTATGGTGGGTTATCACCGCCTGCTGTGTGAAGTACACAAGTGCTGCCTTCGAGTCGGCGATGGCATAAAGGGTGGTGTCTTTTTCACCAGGGAGTGGTGCTCGCTTGATCCATGGTGGATAGTATTCAGGAGTCGATTTTTGGTAAAAACCTTCTCCCCCGATACCGTCTGGAAAGCGCTGGAACGATAACGGACGGTCTTGAAGGTACGGCAGCATAACCGGGGCAATTTTAAGGTAGTATTGAATAAGCTGCCCCTTGGTAATACCGTCATCAGGGAAAAGGACTTTGTCGGTATTGGAAATCTCAAACTGATGACCATCAAGTGTGGTGGAAATTCTGTCAGCCATGAATCCAATATACCAGTAAATATTATTACGCGCTATCCAGAGAAGTTCTGGTATTGAAACTATGCCGTAACAGACTTTGAGTTGGATGGATACTACTGCCGTCATCGGTATGACGGTTGCCAAACGGATAGGTATACGAAGTTCACGAACCGATATTAGTGCTGGAAAACCTAACCTCTAGATAACAAAATTGCTATCCGACTTGCGGCCACGTTATCTCGACTGTCATTTGCTTATTACTTAGTTTACAAATGAAGTTATGAGTGGGTTAAAACAATTGTGAGTTTAATATCACCGAAACCAACCAAACTATGTTCGGTAGCGGTGTTGTCGTTTGCTCCTAAGGCATAAAGGAATGGATTCGAACCATTGACGAACGCTATGTCGTATGGGTCACCGGTGTTAAGCAACCGCTTAAACTCAAGAGTGGTGACCCCATTTGCTTCACTGCCGGATATAATCTGGAGATCATCCTTACCGCCTAATACTGAATCCTTAGGGTGATCACCGGAATAGCCTGGATCATATGAATCCACCAGATTGACCTGTCCGTCGCTGACAAAACCTATCATGAGATCCGATTGGCTCTTTGAGAGAGATGGCGATAGGGCTATGGCCACCCAACCGGTTGTTTTAGCTTTGATGCCGATAAAAATGGTGTCTTCGGTGATGCTCCAACTGACTCTGAACAGACCACCGGTAACTAGTAAGGTATCATTATATTTACCAGCAGGGAACTCCATTGCTGATAAGGGAATGGTAGAGGTGGGTGGTTTTGAGGTAGTCGGAGGTGGAGTGGTACCACCACCGCATCCTGTAAGCATCAAACTCAATAAAAAAATTACGGTAATTGAGGCTGCCAAAGTTCTTTTGCTAAGCAACGATTTAATAATTGACTTTGTCTCTTTCAACTACAATGCATTAATTGTAGCACTTTGGGAATATAATACAAGTCAGTGATAGTAATCTTACTAAATAAGAACATGATATATTGGTATATCCCGAGTGACTAGTATGTTTTACCAACTTCTGTTCGGTGTTTCTTGATCTTCAACAATCATAGGCGTTTGAATACTACCCCTGCCATCTAGTGGCTTTTGCCACCACCAACTGATTTTCTGCGGTCAATTTTGTTTTTCCGGATGGAACCCCCTTATGAACCTTCCTTGTGGAATCTTTCTCAATGCGACATTCCCCCCCTTTTTTACTTGACTTTGGTCTGCTCAGTCAGTCTTACCTTGAATCGGCCTTTGCCCTGTCTTCTGTGAATTCCTTAATTGATATAAACTACTAAGGATTGATTCCAGCGCACAATGGGATGGAATGTCATTGGGTTTTATCAGGGGTAAAACAGCCTCAGATATCCTCCAGCCATGACTTTACCCTGGCCTTCTTCCGATAGGCAGTAATCGATAAAGTCTTTGATGACACCGGTTGGAGTACCATCGGTATAGAAAAAGAGCGGACGGTAGATCGGAAAAATCCCGGCGGTAGTGGTTTCCAGACAGGCTTTTGTCGGTTCATCACCTATGTTGCGTACAATCCAAGTAGGTGTCACTTCTTGGGTGACAGTAGCAACCGGAATGAAAAAGATAGCATTAGGGTCATCGGTGACCAAATCAAGACCTTCATCAGCGGTTGATAGAAAGATCACATTGGCGCCGAACTGAATAGAATGGTCCTCAGTTGGAAGCCCGGCCATATGCAGCACTTTGTACACGAAAAAGTTATAAGCTTCAGATCTTGGAGGCATGGCGTAGACCCGGATAGGGGCGTAGTTGCCGCCAAGTTCTTTCCAATTAACAATTTGCCCACTATAGATCGCAGAAACTTGGGCGATAGTCAATAATTCAACCGGGTTTGTTGGATAGCGAATGATGGACAGGGCATCAGAAGCGATACGGATTTCATATGGTTCAATGCCATCAGTTTTGGCTTGCTCTACCTCTGCTGGTGTTGGTTGAGGCATAGCCTGGTAAATTGCGGCGGTACCATCAAGGACAGATAAACCTGAAGTGTTGTCCTCAATAACAGTGATAGTGACTCCAAGATGGTGGCTCATATATTCTGCCGCCCAAACTCTTGAAAGAGGCGCCACCAGACTGTTGCCACGGATGATGAAGGTTCCGGATAGACTATCTGTTGTTAGTGGCGGGTCAGAATTGTTATCAGCGCCCGCGTCGCCGGGGTCAGAGAATGCCAAGACCGCCAACACTACCACAACTAATACTCCTAGCGGTGCCAGCCATTTCTTGTTCAGAGGCATTTATTAACTCCGTTAGTTACCAATCCTTAACTCCAAAACCCTTTAGTTCGTCATAAGGCCAAGTGGCGAGATTGCGGTTCCACCAGCCAGTCAATTCCTCAGGACTTCTTTGACGGGCATACCCGAAGGTTCGGTCCATGTTGGCGAAAAAGCTGTTCAGCACCGGGGTGGTGCCAATAGTAGCCCTGGCTAGTTCATGGATGGCAGCTTCCGGGGGGTGGTTGAAAGGGCAGCTCAACTGGCAATTGGAACAGTCATGCGGCCCGCCCCATTCGGCGCATTTTTGCCAGTGCTGGTGCCAACCTTTAAAGCCGCCGCGGTTCCATTCACCGGCTACATCCCATGAGGTGTCATCGGCCAAAGATAACGCCCCTGAAGGACAAACCTCGGCACAGCGTTTACAAGATTTACAAAATTCAAGGACACCGGCGTCTATAGGTTTGGTCGGTTGCAGGGGCAGGTCGGTAATCGCCCAGTCGATGTAACGGATGGCAAGACCGTAATCCGGAGAACATGAATGAGCAGTTCGTCCCTGTTCAGCAAGGCCGGAAAACAGACCAAACGGCACATTTGCTCTAGTGTCCGGTTGCAGTGCAGCATAGCCCAGACCATGCAGAAAACCGGTAATATTCCAACGTATCTGCGGAGCATGAGAATAGGAAGCATTGCGGGCAACCTGCCCTAGTTCAAAAACCTTGTTCCGCCACGGGTCACCTTCGTTTGTCCGCAGTGAATAAAGGCTCTGGGCGTAATTTTGTTTGACAATCCAGGTAACTATCCAGCGACATTTGGTGGGTATATGATAAACGCCCTGTGAGTCCTGAAAACCGGTATCTATGTCTTCCCAGACAGTCGTCCCAAGATCAAATAATCTTTTTGTATGGTCGTTAACTTCTATCGCACCAAGGCGGGGCGCTCCATATAAATGAGCGGCCGCCTGCATCATCTGGAGGTTTTCCTCGGGTGTACCCTGCCATTGACCGCTGGCACCCCTATAAGCTGGTGGGGAAGTGAGCGTGTTACCTTGCCAACCCAGGTACTGTTTGTTGTAATTTTCATAGGTGGCTTCATCAAGTGCCAGGTCCCGTAAAGTTGAGCCAGGTATCGGGGCATTTATGCCATCAAGCTGTCGCTGGCGGCGCTCGTCAGCTTGTCGTTTATAAATTTCTCCGGGCATGGAATACAGCTTGCGGGTATCATATTGCTTGAAAATGCTCCAGTCAATTGGTGTTGTCAGGTCTTCGTAGTCCCGCTCCTGTTGCCACCATTTCTTGTAAAGGTGAGTATTCGCCCCGGCAGCTAGTTCATCCAAGTCATGGAAAGCTGGGGTGGTGGCCATTATTCCGGATATGCCCGCGCCAGCCAAACCAAGACTCTTCATGAAATCACGGCGGCTGATAGAACTGTGAAATTTAGATTCTTCCATTTTAAGATATGCCAAGTTAGTTTTCCGTGTGATTGTTAAGTGAGGGGATGTGTGCTTCTAATTGATGAGCTTGGTATGGCATCACTCATATTTAACACTTATATTATGTAATACATTTGTATTTGCGTCAATCCGCCATCATGCTTAGTTATAGTTAGGAACTGATAACTTAAAGATGAAATGACGAAGAAGAGGCGGGTCTTACCCGCCTCTTCTTCGTTTCCCAAGTTGAAAACAACCTTCGGAGGATACTATTTCTTGTAACCACCGTCGAAAGAAGAAACAGTGGTGTCCATACCCAGAACAGGGAAGGAACGATCCCACCAATCTTCAGCTTTCTGTGAATCAGCACCGTAGTTGAACAACTCGCCCATCTGGAAGAAGAAGTGGTTGAGTGGTCCGATGCCAACATTGGCAATGGTGCCACGGATGACTTCATGCACCATGGCACCCTTATTGGTGGTAAAAGTACAGTTGCCCCAGCACACATTGCAGCCGTTGGCCTCGGTGCGGAACAGGCGGCATAGGGCGCCGTCGCTCCAGTATTCCTTGGTGCCAGCATGATGCATCAAGTTAGGTTTGCCGTTGATGTCCGGAATATCCCATGACGGTCCTTTGTCCAGCGAAATAACTTTAGGCGGACAGGCGCGGGCGCATTTGCCGCAGTCGGCGCAGAACTTGAACTGACCGGCATCAATAGGATAGGTCGGCGCAACTGGCATATCGGTGATGTAGGAGTGGATACGGCCGATAGGTCCGAGTTCCGGTGTCAGACCGTAGAGATTCTGGCGGGAGCTTTCACAGACACCGGTGAGGTTGGCCACAGCGACTTCGACGAAGGGGTAGTTGGAGTCGCCGCCATCACCAATCATCTGATAACCGAAGTAGCGCAGGAAGTTGAAGACAGACGGTTTGAGCGAGGTGGCTACAAAGTCAGAGCTGTTGAAGCGGCCGCTCATAGCAGGGGTGGCGCGGGATAACTCATGAGACATATGCTCCCAGTGAACCAGATGATACATCTGGTTTTTGCCTGGGACTGCCAAAGCGGTAGAAGTCTCATAGGCGGTATCAACCGTATCATCAATGATGAATTTCTTGTCGGCGTTGTGTTTGATATTTGTACACAATAGTTTTGTGCGGTCCAGGGTGCTGAACTCACCGTAGCCGCTGACAGCGGCCCCGACAAACTTCTGGTAGGCGTTTAGCATATGGGTATTTTCTTCAGGGGTGCCGTTCCATTTAGGCTCACCACGCTCGGTGGGTGTGGCGACACCTTTATAAACAGAACCGCCGCCCTTGGTCCAGGTGGAACTGGTACTGGCGCCGACCCATGACTTGCTGACATAAGAAGACCAAGAAGTAGTTACTGCAGCTTTGAGGGCCAGACAGCGGGGGCTGAAACCAGGATCGTTGGCAGCAATGCTGGCATTGTCAACCTCGGAACCCTTGGAGGAAGCGGCATCGGCGCGGGCTTGGCCATGATAATAGGCCCACATTTCGGTCTGCTGTCCGGTGTTGGTCGGGTTGGGACGGCCCATGATGTCCCAATCGATCTCGGTGGTGGGATTATGCTCTTCACGCTCTTTAACCCACCAGGGGCGTTTCTGCATGGTGGCACCGGTGGAGATGAGTTCATCAACATCATGGAACACCGGGGTAACGGCAGCTGCGGCTCCGATGCCACCGGTGGCGACAGCCATGAACTTCATGAAATCCCTGCGACTGATTGTACTGTGAAACTTTTGCACTTAATTCTCCTAATACTATTTTTTCGGTTCTTTCGACCTCGCGACAGGCCAAACCTGGGTTGCTGAATACACCGTTTATGTTTGTTATCTGTAGACCATCACCCCCTTAGTAATTTCCAGGCTGATTATTAGCTATTTTGGCCTATACCTTCGGCGGCTATTTCGTTGCCGCCGGTGGTGACGGGGTAGTCGTTGCCGATGTCATTACCGGCATGTAAGCGCGGGAAGCAACTGAACTGGACATTCATGTGAGCATTCGGAATCAGTATTGCTCCGTCCTCATCCAGTCCTGCCACGATACCGCGTACTTCTACGGTGTCGGTGACTGCCAGATAGTTCACATAATCCACATCTGTAAGTTGAGCGCGGATAGCTCCTCCGCCAACCATTACATTAGGCTTGGATTTGCTGACGATAACTGTATTGCGGACATAAACTTCCTTACCGATGTATTGTTCATAGTTGGCAATAAGCTCTTCAGCTGACATATCTATCCAGGTGATCTCCTCGATAATGGGGGTTCCGGTGCTGCCGAGTTGGTTTGCCTGGGAATCGGATCCCATGTCAATGTTTAGGCCGCTACAACCGGACAGGAATGGCATTGCCAACAGCGCTACAAAAGCTGTCAGCAATAGTACCGGCTTGAAGCGACGGCGCGGTTTGGCAGCGTCAACGCCTACCAATCCCGCCTCCAGATAACTGCGCATTATTCTAACCCTACCTCCTTATTTTTATTCCCTGTTATCTTGTTCCGTGCGGCCTTCGCCGTCGGATACTCAGGTCTCTTTAGCTGCCAACACAGACGATGACTTCTGTTTGGCATCTTTCATGCCTAACGCTCTTCTAAATCTGACCAACCAGGATTCTTTGCCGTTGGCGGCATCCATTAGGGCGTTCAGATAGTTCTTGATAAGGTAGGATAGTGAACCCCAGAACTCTTTCGGCGCTTTGATGGCATTGATAAAATAGCCAGGATTGTGGCGCAGCATGAAACGGAAGCGCCGGGTAGCAAAGGTAGTCCGGAAATTGGCCATGGCTTCATCCATCAGTTTATCCGGGATCCGAGACAGATTGGCCTGCGTGGCGTGGTAGAACTGAAAACCAGACCAGTCGGCCAAGGAACTGGGTACGGTTACCAGTTTTTTGTCAACGCATTGATCAAAAAGTACCGTCTTGGGATAAGGTACAAATTTCATAAACAGATATGGAGGGTTGTCTAATCGCTTGATGAAATCCAGGGTCTCTTTGAAGTCAGCGGCGGTTTCTGTTGGGAACCCGTACTGGATGAACAGTGTGGGGATGATGCGCTGTTTAACCAGATTCCAGAAGGTTTGTTCAAACTCTTTGACACTGCCCTTGGTGAGCAAATCTAGTATCTTTTGGCTGCCGCTCTCAGCGCCTAGGATAACAGCAGTGCATCCCGCCCTGGACATGAGTTTGGCATCTTCTTGGGTAACATTGCCGGAAATCTGACAATTCCATTTTAATGAGAGTTTCTTTTTAATCATGATGTGGCAGAATTCGTGCAACCGTGGTTTGTTGATACCAAAATTATCCCCGGTATACATGATGTAATTGATACCGAATTCCTTATGCATGCGTTCCGATTGGGAAGCAATACGCTCGGCAGAGAGATCGGTGACATTCCCTTTGTAGAAAGTGGCGTCGGCGCAGAAGGTGCAGGTATAGGGGCAGCCCCGACTGGTGATAATAGACACATCCCAGTATTTCTTGGGGTCTACTAGGTGCCAAGCCGGGTCAGGTAGTTCATCCAGATTTTTCAAGAAAGGGCGGGGTTCGTTGATGACAATATCTCCGCCTGATTTCCAGGCCAGACCTTTAATATCCGCTAGGCGACCGATACCTTTTTCAATATATTCGGCCAGTTCAAGCAGCGTATATTCCCCAGCGCCGATAATGACATAATCCACATACTTTTCAATGAGCGTCTGTTCCGGCAGTGCGCTGGGGTGACGGAAACCCCATGCCGTCTTGATGCCCGGGAACACCTTTTTGAATTCAACTGATTTTTTGATTGAATCGGCAATGCAACCCGTGGATACGGAAAAGCCTACGATTGATGGGTTAAAATCAATGAAAGATTCGGCTGTCCGGTCTCCCAGATTGCTGTCATGCAACATTACCTCATGACCATGCTGTTCCAATACGGCAGCAATGGACAGAAGCTCATCCGGGAATTTAGTGTATACACCGTCCCGCAACGGTATGCTTAAAAGGATCCTCATATAACTCTTTCAGTTGGCTGGAACCTGGTTGGGAGGTTTAGCGACCGACACACTTGTGATAAAGGGTGAATTAAAATATTTCAAAATACCATTGATTCAGTTTAACGCTTTTATCTGCCAAATACTATCCGCATCCATGCTTATAACTTCTAAGCATTTAGGATATATTATTAATCAATTTATATCCTATGGTATATAATTAAACTATACATGGTTTTCAGCTTTGAGTAAGTTAATAACCGGACAGGAGGTCAGAATGGATAAAATAAAAGTCTATTTAGCGGATAATCATGAAATTTTCCGGGTTGGTCTTCGTGCCGTTCTCAGAGATATGCCGGATATTGAAGTGGCTGGTGATTCTGACCTTGGCCCAGGGCTGTTAGATATGATAAAAAAAGATAACCCGGATTTCGTATTATTAGATGTGGACCTGGGACGTTCTGACTATTTTAATAATCTTGATCTTATTAAAGTCGAATTCCCGGGGATTAAAGTAGTGGCCATGTCTGGTGATGAAAGGCAGATACCTGTTAGAGATGTGCTATCCCGCCGTATTGATGGCTATATCAGGAAGAGTTGTTCGGGTGAATTCCTTTGTACTACCATTCAAATGATCGGCCTCGGCGGCAATGTGTGGCAATCGGATATGCTCTATTGCACGTTAGAAGAGGACAAAAACCCTGAAGCCGCTAAGCAATCTAATTTACTTACCAGTGTGGCCGCTCAAATCTCTTTGCGGGAACGGCAGATACTGACACTTTTGGTAAAAGGGGAGACCAACAAGCAGATAGGGAAGGCTATGAATCTGGCCCAGGTGACGGTGAAAAAAACGTTACAAGGTCTTTTTGTCAAACTGGGGGTAACCAACCGAACTCAGGCGGCTATGATGGCGACACGGTATAAATTGATTTAGTGTTTGGTGCAATACATTTGTATAGGACTCACCTTTTGACGTAAAATAACTTTCTCATGGGCGGCTAGTTCAGTGGTTAGAACGCCTGCTTCACACGCAGGAAGTCCGTGGTTCGAGTCCACGGCCGCCCACCACTCCTCAAGCTGACCATGATACTTCAACTGTCCTGCGCGCTGGGGGTTTGAGGAAAAATGTTGCTCACACACTCAGTTTTGGGCAACACGTTATCTATCCACTGATAACCCCGCTGCCCACCACAACGTCGCTATCATAAAAGACCACCGTTTGTCCCGGTGCTGGCGCCATTTGGGGTTCCTTAAAAATAACTCTCACCTGTCCCGGACCACTTGGTTCAATAGCGGCAGGCGCGGGTGAAGCCGCGGATCGGATCCTGGCGGTAACGTACATGCCTGAGGTCAGGTTTTCTATGGCGATCCAGTTCAAGTCTTCGGCGGTGATGTTAGTACGGTATAGCGCGTCCCTGCTGCCGACGACCAAAGCGTTATTGCCTGTATCAATACGGATGACATAAAGTGGCTCTTTTGACGCTATGCCCAGGCCTTGACGCTGACCAGGTGTAAAAAATGAGACTCCGGGATGACTGCCAAGGATTGTGCCTGCTTCATCAATTATTGGGCCGGGTACCGCTTCCCCGCAGACTAACTGGCGGTAGCCTCCGGCGATGAAGTTTTGACTTTCTTCCTTATGAGCTACCGGTAAATCCAGTTTGTCTGCCAGCCGCCGTACCTCTTCCTTTGACAGTTCGCCCAGTGGAAAGCGCACTGTTTGCAGTTGCTGCTGTGATAGTCTGGAGAGGAAATATGACTGGTCTTTGTCGTGGTCAAGGCCGCGCAGCAGCCGATACCGGTCGGTCGGTGAGTGGTACTGTACTCTGGCGTAATGACCGGTGACTACATAATCAAAATCTATGCCTGAATGGCGGGCTTTTTCAAGCAGCACCCCCAACTTGATACGCTGGTTGCAATATACGCATGGGTTGGGTGTTCGGCCGCTTTTATATTCGTCTTTGAAATGGTCAAGGATGATATCCTTATATTCTGCCTTGAGGTCGAAAATTAGCAGTTTGATGCCCAGTTTTTCAGCCACTGACCGGGCGTCTGCTACGTCCTCGGCTTCACCTGGACCATAACAGCCGTGTTTATGACTGGTTGCTACCGCTGTGGTCTCGTCGCCACCGTATATGGTCATCATAATGCCGGTGACTTCGCAGCCCTGCCTTTGCATCATAGCCGCAGCTACTGCTGAATCCACACCGCCGCTCAGGGCAACTAACACTTTTTCAACCATGTGTTAATCCTTTTTCTCGATGACTCTCATTGAAGCATATCTGGAAATTGATCTTGGGACAACTAGGAAAAACCCCGCCTCTGTTACAGAGGCGGGGTTTGATATGAAATTCAGGTTAGTGATTAACAGATACGGAAACGGCCCTTTTCAGTACCCTTGGGACTGATTACATGAACGGCGCAGGCCAGGCAGGGGTCGTACGAACGGACGATACGGACAACTTCAAATGGATTGGCTTCATCCCTGACCTTGGTGCCTATCAGAGATTGTTCCAATGGGCCTGGTTGATCCTTATCGTCTCTCGGTGAACAGTTCCAAGTCGAGGGCACCACGCATTGGTAGCGCTCAATCTTTTTATCTTTGATGCTGATCCAGTGACCCAGCGCGCCACGCGGTGCTTCCCAAAGACCCATGCCTTGGGCGGTGTCCGGGATTTCGGTATGAACATTGAAGGGCTCACCTAATTTCAGTTCGTCCAGCCATTTATCCATGGCGTCGGCTACCATCTTGCATTCCAGCGCCCGGGCGGCATGGCGGCCGAGGGTGCTGAACAGGGCGGTTGCCGGTGCGCCGAAATGCGCCAGTGTGCTGTCCACCAATGTATTGGCGGTGGCATCGCCTGCTAAATAGGCCACCAGGACACGTGCCAGGGGGCCGACCTCATAAACGTCACCTTGGTAGCGTGGCGCTTTTAGCCAAGTATAGGCGCCGGATTTATTGGGGTTGTCTACGGTGTCGGTATCGCCAGGATACCCGGAGGAACTGGAGAACCAGCCATACTTAACATCTTCGGTAATGCTCTTGGGATCGAACGTCGCTAGATCCAAACCGCTGGCGGCGCCCGCCGGCATGAAGCGACGTCGCTTGGTCAGGTCTTTTTCCTTGCCGTCCAGGTCAAAGACGCCATAGGACAGGAATTTGCCACAACCAAAACCCTGGTCAAAATGATCGGAATAGGCTTCAGCCACCGCGATGACATCAGGGATATAGACGTTATCAGTGAAATCACGAAGCACTTTGAGCTTGGCACGGAAGGCAGCGATGTTATCTTCGGTAGGGCCCTGTGTTACACCGCCGGCTACCAGTGCCGGGCTATGAGGCACGCGGCCTGAGTAAATGGAACTCATCTCGTGGGCGATACGGCGCATATCCAGTGCTTTGACATAATCCTGTACCGCTTTGATGTTGATAGCTTTGGACAGCCGGTAATCACCTTCATAACGTGGGAAAAAAGGCCCCAGCATGGCGGTGTTATTGGCCGCCAACGCCCGGCCGATGAACTGTTGCACCTTGGTAAGACCCGGGTCATTGCCGCTATAGTCGGCAACAGCGGTAACATCCACGTAGTCCAGCGCCGCCAGATGGTAAAAGTGTAAGATGTGGGACTGGATATAGTTGGCACCTTGGATAAGATTGCGGATAATACGGCCGTTGTCCGGGATCCTGTCATCCACTCCGAAGGCGCTGTCCAGGTTCAAGACCGCAGTCATGCCGTGGGAGGTGGGGCAGACACCGCAGATGCGCTGAGTGTAGTGTTGGGCGTCAGTGGGGTTGTGGCCTTTCAGGAATATCTCAAAGCCGCGGAACAGCGTACCGGTGGAATGAGCGTCCTTGACCACGCCGTTTTCGACGACCACCTCAATCTTAAGATGACCTTCGATTCGGGAAATTGGATCGATTACAATTTTAGCCATTATTGTTCTCCATGTCGTTACTCAATCTCAAGATGGGTTTAGTGAGCCGAACTACCAGATTTACCCCGGGTAGCGGCGATGACAGCTGTGGTTAGCACTGCGGCGCTGGCCAAGCCGATTGCGGCTTTGTCCAGGGTTTGATCGGCAGTGAGGTCAATCGGCTCATGTATCGGGCCGAGTCCGGCTGGAAAGGCCAGTTCGGCGCAACCGATACAGGGTGCCCCGGCCTCGATGCACCATCGGGTCTTATTGTTCCATAAGCGATCATTGCAGTCGGCGTGGGTTATCGGGCCTTTACACCCGAGCTCGTAAAGACAA
This region includes:
- the mmnA gene encoding tRNA-specific 2-thiouridylase MnmA, with amino-acid sequence MVEKVLVALSGGVDSAVAAAMMQRQGCEVTGIMMTIYGGDETTAVATSHKHGCYGPGEAEDVADARSVAEKLGIKLLIFDLKAEYKDIILDHFKDEYKSGRTPNPCVYCNQRIKLGVLLEKARHSGIDFDYVVTGHYARVQYHSPTDRYRLLRGLDHDKDQSYFLSRLSQQQLQTVRFPLGELSKEEVRRLADKLDLPVAHKEESQNFIAGGYRQLVCGEAVPGPIIDEAGTILGSHPGVSFFTPGQRQGLGIASKEPLYVIRIDTGNNALVVGSRDALYRTNITAEDLNWIAIENLTSGMYVTARIRSAASPAPAAIEPSGPGQVRVIFKEPQMAPAPGQTVVFYDSDVVVGSGVISG
- a CDS encoding [Ni/Fe] hydrogenase group 1 large subunit, producing the protein MAKIVIDPISRIEGHLKIEVVVENGVVKDAHSTGTLFRGFEIFLKGHNPTDAQHYTQRICGVCPTSHGMTAVLNLDSAFGVDDRIPDNGRIIRNLIQGANYIQSHILHFYHLAALDYVDVTAVADYSGNDPGLTKVQQFIGRALAANNTAMLGPFFPRYEGDYRLSKAINIKAVQDYVKALDMRRIAHEMSSIYSGRVPHSPALVAGGVTQGPTEDNIAAFRAKLKVLRDFTDNVYIPDVIAVAEAYSDHFDQGFGCGKFLSYGVFDLDGKEKDLTKRRRFMPAGAASGLDLATFDPKSITEDVKYGWFSSSSGYPGDTDTVDNPNKSGAYTWLKAPRYQGDVYEVGPLARVLVAYLAGDATANTLVDSTLAHFGAPATALFSTLGRHAARALECKMVADAMDKWLDELKLGEPFNVHTEIPDTAQGMGLWEAPRGALGHWISIKDKKIERYQCVVPSTWNCSPRDDKDQPGPLEQSLIGTKVRDEANPFEVVRIVRSYDPCLACAVHVISPKGTEKGRFRIC
- a CDS encoding radical SAM domain protein, which gives rise to MRILLSIPLRDGVYTKFPDELLSIAAVLEQHGHEVMLHDSNLGDRTAESFIDFNPSIVGFSVSTGCIADSIKKSVEFKKVFPGIKTAWGFRHPSALPEQTLIEKYVDYVIIGAGEYTLLELAEYIEKGIGRLADIKGLAWKSGGDIVINEPRPFLKNLDELPDPAWHLVDPKKYWDVSIITSRGCPYTCTFCADATFYKGNVTDLSAERIASQSERMHKEFGINYIMYTGDNFGINKPRLHEFCHIMIKKKLSLKWNCQISGNVTQEDAKLMSRAGCTAVILGAESGSQKILDLLTKGSVKEFEQTFWNLVKQRIIPTLFIQYGFPTETAADFKETLDFIKRLDNPPYLFMKFVPYPKTVLFDQCVDKKLVTVPSSLADWSGFQFYHATQANLSRIPDKLMDEAMANFRTTFATRRFRFMLRHNPGYFINAIKAPKEFWGSLSYLIKNYLNALMDAANGKESWLVRFRRALGMKDAKQKSSSVLAAKET
- a CDS encoding DNA-binding response regulator LuxR family gives rise to the protein MDKIKVYLADNHEIFRVGLRAVLRDMPDIEVAGDSDLGPGLLDMIKKDNPDFVLLDVDLGRSDYFNNLDLIKVEFPGIKVVAMSGDERQIPVRDVLSRRIDGYIRKSCSGEFLCTTIQMIGLGGNVWQSDMLYCTLEEDKNPEAAKQSNLLTSVAAQISLRERQILTLLVKGETNKQIGKAMNLAQVTVKKTLQGLFVKLGVTNRTQAAMMATRYKLI